In the Ptychodera flava strain L36383 unplaced genomic scaffold, AS_Pfla_20210202 Scaffold_29__1_contigs__length_4469600_pilon, whole genome shotgun sequence genome, one interval contains:
- the LOC139127122 gene encoding uncharacterized protein yields the protein MDTSAFINALRRFIAIRGNIKKLRCDQGTNFIGAKNELQAVAKELDQDRIKKFLTTRDCEWIFNPPHASHFGGIWERQIGTIRRVLDSMHYQLGKQQYTHDLLTTLMAEASAIVNSRPITTVSSDANDPQALTLTCYSP from the coding sequence ATGGACACTTCAGCCTTTATCAACGCCCTACGTCGCTTCATAGCTATACGCGGCAACATCAAGAAACTCAGATGTGACCAGGGCACCAACTTCATCGGCGCAAAGAACGAACTTCAGGCAGTAGCTAAAGAGCTGGACCAAGACCGCATCAAGAAATTCCTTACAACAAGAGACTGTGAGTGGATTTTCAACCCACCTCACGCATCCCACTTCGGCGGTATATGGGAACGACAAATTGGTACCATCAGACGCGTTCTTGACTCCATGCACTATCAACTAGGCAAGCAACAATACACACATGACTTGCTGACAACTCTCATGGCAGAAGCCAGCGCCATTGTCAACTCCAGACCTATAACAACTGTATCATCAGATGCAAACGATCCCCAAGCTCTCACCCTAACATGCTACTCACCATGA
- the LOC139127124 gene encoding uncharacterized protein: protein MEEYFQFMKKIMERDHASPVPEDEIDADNAWYLPHFGVYHPKKQQIRVVFDSSAKYNGVSLNDALLQGPDQMNSLLGILLRFRREQTAVMGDVEQMFHSFHVNKEHRDYLRFFWFKGNDPMKAVIQYRMNVHLFGNVSSPAIAALGLRKIAEDGVSTYAKDVKEFIDKNFYVDDRLTSAPDAQKAISLINRTRDLLATRNVNFHKIVSNDEEVMTALPNKVRAKDLQSLDFTKTPYRRRDH from the coding sequence ATGGAAGAATACTTTCAGTTTATGAAGAAAATAATGGAACGTGACCATGCAAGCCCCGTTCCAGAAGACGAAATAGATGCCGACAACGCATGGTACCTACCACACTTCGGTGTCTACCATCCAAAGAAACAGCAGATCAGAGTAGTATTCGACTCCAGTGCAAAGTACAACGGAGTCTCCCTGAACGACGCATTGCTTCAGGGACCTGACCAAATGAACAGCCTCCTCGGTATCCTGCTACGATTCCGACGCGAGCAGACAGCAGTAATGGGCGACGTAGAACAAATGTTTCACAGCTTCCACGTCAACAAAGAACACAGAGACTATCTGCGCTTCTTTTGGTTCAAAGgcaatgaccccatgaaagcagTAATTCAGTACAGAATGAACGTACACCTGTTTGGCAATGTCTCCTCACCAGCCATTGCTGCCTTGGGACTGAGAAAGATCGCTGAAGACGGCGTATCTACATATGCAAAAGACGTGAAAGAGTTCATAGACAAGAACTTTTACGTCGATGACAGACTAACCTCAGCACCAGATGCACAGAAAGCTATCAGTCTCATTAATAGAACAAGAGACTTACTAGCGACCAGAAACGTTAACTTCCACAAGATCGTTTCTAATGACGAAGAAGTCATGACGGCACTTCCAAACAAAGTACGAGCCAAAGATCTACAGAGTTTGGACTTCACCAAGACACCTTACCGACGCAGAGATCATTAG
- the LOC139127123 gene encoding uncharacterized protein: MFGKALFRAFKDNEAIGAVAYLRLTNHEDNVNVSFILGKAKVNPTHAVSIPRLELCAAVLATELAQKITSEIGLNIDNVIYHTDSEIVLGYINNSSKRFHVYVANRVEKIHNISSPHQWRHVSTHENPADIASRSVPAPKLNSTIWLSGPAFLWQRDEQDKHEYTVSDEDPEVRKQLAVLNTSKKEVEQNDLGAHRFQRFSSWRSLKRSIANLIGKIRQRKSPEKTDKKEKEKSPEELKIEMMAQAETIILRSVQKSVFHKEYEILSAAKSADTDNNKLQKRNPISRMNPFIDEKGLISVGGRLRQSDLDLCGRHPIILPQDNHISRLIIDHVHRQVQHQGRQLTLSNVRANGYWIMGVHDMVRSIIHKCAICRRLRAKPLTQLMADLPSDRTEKTPPFTNVGMDVFGPGL, from the exons atgtttggaaaggcccttttcagagctttcaaaga CAATGAAGCCATAGGTGCTGTAGCGTACTTGCGGTTGACCAACCATGAAGACAACGTCAACGTATCATTCATACTTGGCAAGGCAAAGGTAAATCCGACTCATGCAGTCTCCATACCTCGCCTAGAACTGTGTGCAGCCGTCCTAGCGACAGAACTCGCACAGAAGATCACATCAGAAATCGGCCTGAACATCGACAACGTCATATATCACACGGACAGCGAAATCGTCCTTGGATACATAAACAACAGCTCGAAACGTTTCCACGTATACGTAGCAAACAGAGTAGAAAAGATACACAACATCTCATCACCACACCAGTGGCGACATGTGTCTACACACGAAAATCCAGCTGACATCGCATCACGCAGTGTACCAGCCCCAAAACTCAACTCAACTATCTGGCTATCAGGACCAGCATTCCTGTGGCAGCGAGACGAGCAAGACAAACATGAATACACAGTAAGTGACGAAGACCCTGAGGTCCGCAAACAACTTGCTGTCCTCAACACATcaaagaaggaagtagaacaaaaCGACTTAGGTGCTCACCGATTTCAACGATTCTCATCATGGAGATCCTTGAAGAGAAGTATTGCCAACTTAATAGGCAAAATCAGACAAAGAAAATCACCagaaaagacagacaaaaaggAGAAAGAGAAGTCTCCAGAAGAACTGAAAATTGAGATGATGGCACAAGCAGAAACCATCATCCTACGCTCAGTAcagaaaagtgtgtttcataaaGAATATGAGATACTATCTGCAGCAAAGTCAGCAGACACTGACAACaacaaactacagaaacggaACCCCATCAGCCGGATGAACCCATTCATCGATGAAAAAGGACTCATCAGCGTTGGAGGAAGACTTCGCCAATCAGACCTCGACCTCTGCGGCCGACACCCCATCATCCTCCCACAGGACAACCACATTTCACGACTTATCATCGATCATGTACATCGACAAGTACAACATCAAGGCAGACAACTCACCCTGTCAAACGTCAGAGCTAATGGCTATTGGATCATGGGTGTACATGACATGGTAAGAAGTATAATACACAAATGTGCGATATGTAGAAGACTGAGAGCAAAACCACTCACTCAACTCATGGCCGACCTACCGTCGGACAGAACTGAGAAAACCCCACCATTCACCAACGTCGGAATGGACGTATTCGGCCCTGGGCTATAG